The following proteins come from a genomic window of Kitasatospora sp. NBC_01246:
- a CDS encoding DUF6199 family natural product biosynthesis protein: protein MFIMVACAVFAMGLLQVLRPQLLWGMNRRLQRGWVKDPDAGEPTRRGYLMQRVVGIAFLAIAVWMLVSHL, encoded by the coding sequence ATGTTCATCATGGTGGCGTGCGCGGTGTTCGCGATGGGGCTTCTTCAGGTACTGCGGCCACAGCTCCTGTGGGGGATGAACCGGCGGCTCCAGCGGGGGTGGGTGAAGGACCCTGATGCCGGTGAGCCCACGCGCAGGGGTTACCTGATGCAGCGTGTGGTCGGGATCGCGTTCCTCGCCATTGCCGTATGGATGCTGGTCTCCCACCTGTGA
- a CDS encoding lactate utilization protein B: MSDHRDRGVVWLGAPSFPDAARGALKDTQLRANLRRATATIRDKRLAVASELDDWEQLRDAGAAIKRRTSRHLDRYLVQLEASVTAAGGIVHWAADAAEANRIVTELVLATGEREVVKVKSMATQEIGLNEHLAEAGITAYETDLAELIVQLGDDRPSHILVPAIHRNRTEIRDLFAAEMRHWGRPAPEGLTDEPADLAEAARRHLRSRFLTAKVTVSGANFAVADTGTVVVVESEGNGRMCLTLPETLITVMGLEKVVPTWSDLEVFLQLLPRSSTGERMNPYTSTWTGTTDGDGPRTFHLVLLDNGRTDTLADPVGRQALACIRCSACLNVCPVFERTGGHAYGSVYPGPIGAVLTPQLVGVENAASLPFASTLCGACYDACPVKIDIPEVLVHLRAEVVESGTGGAEAPAMRAAAAVLDSPRLLGAAQKAAALGGRALARHGRIGRLPGPLRGWSDTRDTPVPPAESFRTWWRKNREGER; the protein is encoded by the coding sequence GTGAGCGACCACCGTGACCGCGGCGTCGTCTGGCTGGGCGCCCCCTCCTTCCCCGACGCCGCCCGCGGGGCGCTGAAGGACACCCAACTGCGCGCCAACCTCAGGCGCGCCACCGCCACCATCCGCGACAAGCGGCTCGCGGTCGCCTCCGAACTCGACGACTGGGAGCAGCTGCGGGACGCCGGCGCCGCGATCAAGAGGCGCACCTCGCGGCACCTGGACCGCTACCTGGTGCAGTTGGAGGCATCCGTCACCGCGGCGGGCGGCATCGTGCACTGGGCCGCCGACGCGGCCGAGGCCAACCGCATCGTCACCGAACTGGTGCTCGCGACCGGCGAGCGCGAGGTGGTGAAGGTGAAGTCGATGGCCACCCAGGAGATCGGGCTGAACGAACACCTGGCCGAAGCCGGCATCACCGCCTACGAGACCGACCTGGCCGAGCTGATCGTCCAACTCGGCGACGACCGGCCCTCGCACATCCTCGTCCCCGCGATCCACCGGAACCGCACCGAGATCCGCGACCTGTTCGCCGCCGAGATGCGCCACTGGGGGCGGCCCGCTCCCGAGGGCCTGACCGACGAACCGGCGGACCTCGCGGAGGCGGCCCGCCGCCATCTGCGGAGCAGGTTCCTCACCGCCAAGGTGACCGTCTCGGGGGCCAACTTCGCCGTCGCCGACACCGGTACGGTCGTCGTCGTGGAGTCCGAGGGCAACGGCCGGATGTGCCTGACCCTCCCCGAGACGCTGATCACCGTCATGGGCCTCGAAAAGGTCGTCCCCACCTGGTCCGACCTGGAGGTCTTCCTCCAGCTGCTGCCGCGCTCCTCCACCGGCGAGCGGATGAACCCCTACACCTCCACCTGGACCGGCACCACCGACGGCGACGGCCCGCGGACCTTCCACCTGGTCCTGCTCGACAACGGCCGCACCGACACCCTCGCCGACCCCGTCGGACGGCAGGCCTTGGCGTGCATCCGCTGCTCCGCCTGCCTCAACGTCTGCCCGGTCTTCGAGCGCACCGGCGGCCACGCCTACGGCTCCGTCTACCCGGGCCCGATCGGTGCCGTCCTCACCCCCCAGCTCGTCGGCGTCGAGAACGCCGCGAGCCTGCCGTTCGCCTCCACCCTCTGCGGAGCCTGCTACGACGCCTGCCCCGTGAAGATCGACATCCCGGAGGTGCTCGTCCACCTGCGGGCCGAGGTCGTCGAGAGCGGGACGGGCGGTGCGGAGGCGCCGGCCATGAGGGCGGCCGCCGCCGTCCTCGACTCCCCACGACTGCTCGGCGCCGCCCAGAAGGCCGCCGCCCTCGGTGGCCGGGCCCTCGCCCGCCACGGCCGCATCGGCCGGCTGCCGGGCCCGCTGCGCGGCTGGTCCGACACCCGCGACACCCCCGTGCCCCCGGCCGAGTCCTTCCGGACCTGGTGGCGCAAGAACCGGGAAGGCGAACGATGA
- a CDS encoding aldo/keto reductase: protein MKPRRRPLGRTPVQVTELGFGAAGIGNLFTAVGDDRAEQAVTAAWECGVRYFDTAPHYGLGLSERRLGAVLRTLPRGEYTLSTKVGRLLEPAPAGGGDDLADGFAVPATHRRVWDFSAGGVRRSIEDSLRRLGLDRIDVAYLHDPDDHAEQALAEAYPELERLRAEGVLGAIGVGMNQAGMLARFTRETDLDVVLLAGRYSLLDQRGLAELLPLAHRRGVGVVVGGVFNSGLLADPRPGATFDYTAAPAELLARATALKAVCAEHGVPLRAAALRFPFGHPAVASVLVGTRSAEEVRDAAALLDHPVPAALWADLKERGLLPADVPTPARES, encoded by the coding sequence GTGAAGCCGCGCCGCCGCCCCCTCGGCCGCACGCCGGTCCAGGTCACCGAGCTCGGCTTCGGCGCCGCCGGAATCGGCAACCTGTTCACCGCGGTCGGCGACGACCGCGCGGAACAGGCCGTCACCGCCGCCTGGGAGTGCGGCGTACGGTACTTCGACACCGCCCCGCACTACGGTCTGGGCCTGTCCGAGCGCCGGCTCGGCGCCGTGCTGCGCACCCTGCCCCGGGGCGAGTACACGCTGTCCACGAAGGTCGGCCGGCTGCTGGAGCCGGCCCCCGCCGGTGGGGGCGACGACCTGGCCGACGGCTTCGCCGTCCCCGCCACCCACCGCCGCGTCTGGGACTTCAGCGCCGGCGGCGTGCGCCGTTCCATCGAGGACAGCCTCCGACGCCTCGGCCTGGACCGGATCGACGTCGCCTACCTGCACGACCCCGACGACCACGCCGAGCAGGCGCTCGCCGAGGCCTACCCCGAGCTGGAACGCCTGCGCGCCGAAGGCGTCCTCGGGGCGATCGGGGTCGGTATGAACCAGGCCGGGATGCTGGCCCGGTTCACCCGCGAGACGGACCTCGACGTCGTCCTGCTGGCCGGCCGCTACAGTCTGCTCGACCAGCGCGGACTGGCCGAACTGCTGCCGCTGGCCCACCGGCGCGGCGTCGGCGTCGTCGTCGGTGGCGTCTTCAACTCGGGCCTGCTCGCCGACCCGCGCCCCGGCGCGACCTTCGACTACACCGCGGCCCCCGCCGAGCTGCTCGCCCGCGCCACCGCGCTCAAGGCCGTCTGCGCGGAGCACGGCGTACCGCTGCGCGCCGCCGCCCTGCGGTTCCCGTTCGGGCACCCGGCCGTCGCGAGCGTGCTGGTCGGCACCCGCAGCGCCGAGGAGGTCCGGGACGCCGCCGCGCTGCTCGACCACCCGGTTCCGGCGGCGCTCTGGGCGGACCTCAAGGAGCGTGGTCTACTGCCGGCGGACGTCCCCACCCCGGCGCGGGAGAGCTGA
- a CDS encoding SDR family NAD(P)-dependent oxidoreductase — protein sequence MTTDLDGLTALVTGGASGIGLATARLLGERGADVAVLDLDPTDARPPLRGFTADVADDRSVRSAVQAAARALGGIDILVNNAGVGAVGTLEDNPDEQWHRVLDVNVLGIVRTTRAALPHLRRSVHASVVNTCSIAATAGLPRRALYSASKGAVLSLTLAMAADHVREGIRVNCVNPGTVDTPWVARLLGAADDPAAERLALNGRQPTGRLVAAEEVAAAIAYLASPAAASVTGTALAVDGGMAGLRLRPEPRP from the coding sequence ATGACCACCGACCTCGACGGGCTCACCGCCCTGGTCACCGGCGGGGCCTCCGGCATCGGCCTGGCCACCGCCCGACTGCTCGGCGAGCGCGGAGCGGACGTCGCCGTCCTGGACCTCGACCCGACCGACGCCCGCCCCCCGCTGCGCGGCTTCACCGCCGACGTCGCCGACGACCGCTCGGTGCGCTCGGCCGTCCAGGCGGCGGCCCGGGCGCTCGGCGGGATCGACATCCTGGTCAACAACGCAGGCGTCGGCGCGGTCGGGACGCTGGAGGACAACCCCGACGAGCAGTGGCACCGCGTCCTGGACGTCAACGTGCTCGGCATCGTCCGCACCACCCGCGCCGCCCTGCCCCACCTGCGCCGCTCGGTGCACGCCTCCGTGGTCAACACCTGCTCCATCGCCGCCACCGCCGGCCTTCCGCGGCGCGCGCTCTACTCGGCGAGCAAGGGCGCCGTCCTCTCGCTCACCCTCGCGATGGCCGCCGACCACGTCCGCGAGGGCATCCGGGTCAACTGTGTCAACCCCGGTACCGTCGACACCCCGTGGGTCGCGCGACTGCTGGGCGCCGCCGACGACCCGGCCGCCGAACGCCTCGCGCTGAACGGCCGTCAGCCGACCGGACGTCTGGTGGCCGCCGAGGAGGTGGCCGCCGCCATCGCCTACCTCGCCTCCCCGGCGGCCGCGAGCGTCACCGGCACGGCCCTGGCGGTCGACGGCGGCATGGCCGGCCTGCGGCTGCGACCGGAGCCCCGCCCGTGA
- a CDS encoding (Fe-S)-binding protein codes for MRIALFITCFNDTLYPGTGRAVLTVLERLGHTVEFPRDQTCCGQLHFNTGYRPEAIPLVARFARAFADYDAVVTPSASCAGMVRDHHPLLAREYGNPGLQRQVEDLVPRVHEFTELLTDVLGVTDVGARFPHRVAYHPTCHSLRGLRLGDRPSRLLREVEDLDLVDLPAADSCCGFGGTFAVKNADTSAAMLADKGDAVLDSGAEVLCAADNSCLMHIGGGLSRRRAAVRTMHLAEILAATEGAAP; via the coding sequence ATGCGCATCGCCCTGTTCATCACCTGCTTCAACGACACCCTGTACCCCGGTACCGGCCGGGCCGTGCTGACCGTCCTCGAACGCCTCGGGCACACCGTCGAGTTCCCGCGGGACCAGACCTGCTGCGGACAGCTGCACTTCAACACCGGCTACCGCCCCGAGGCCATACCGCTGGTGGCCCGCTTCGCCCGGGCCTTCGCCGACTACGACGCCGTGGTCACCCCCTCCGCCTCCTGCGCCGGCATGGTCCGCGACCACCATCCCCTGCTGGCCCGGGAGTACGGGAACCCCGGCCTCCAGCGGCAGGTCGAGGACCTGGTGCCCCGGGTGCACGAGTTCACCGAGCTGCTCACCGACGTCCTGGGCGTCACGGACGTCGGGGCCCGCTTCCCGCACCGGGTCGCCTACCACCCCACCTGTCACTCGCTGCGCGGCCTCCGGCTCGGGGACCGCCCCTCGCGCCTGCTGCGCGAGGTCGAGGACCTCGACCTGGTCGACCTCCCCGCGGCCGACTCGTGCTGCGGCTTCGGCGGCACCTTCGCCGTCAAGAACGCCGACACCTCGGCCGCGATGCTCGCCGACAAGGGCGACGCGGTGCTCGACAGCGGGGCCGAGGTGCTGTGCGCCGCCGACAACTCCTGTCTGATGCACATCGGGGGCGGACTGTCCCGCCGGCGCGCCGCCGTGCGCACCATGCACCTGGCCGAGATCCTCGCCGCCACCGAAGGAGCCGCGCCGTGA
- a CDS encoding mechanosensitive ion channel family protein yields MTRDLVLHDWVVAGIALASGCTAGLLLRALMKWLRKHATRTKWSGDDVIVDALRTIVPWAAVLAGVAVAASALPLTARTGGLVDQSLMAVFIVIATLSAARVVAGLVQSVAASRTGVAASASIFVNITRIVVLSMGVLVALETLGVSIAPLVTALGVGGLAVALALQDTLANLFAGVHILASKTVQPGDYIRLTSGEEGYVVDINWRNSVVRNLSNNLVIIPNGRLARTNMTNYSQPEQKLSILVQVGVGYDSDLEHVERVTLDVVDSVMADISGGVPDHEAAVRFHTFADSRINFTVILGVGEFSDQYRIKHEFIKRLHQRYRTEGISIPAPTRTVSLRQDGTGTPSYHPPVPHQRDPSRGDGGLLRLEGVQEDVDSLVADPVVRRPVLGREVLDQ; encoded by the coding sequence GTGACCCGGGACCTGGTCCTGCACGACTGGGTGGTGGCCGGCATCGCGCTGGCCTCCGGCTGCACGGCCGGTCTCCTGCTGCGGGCCCTGATGAAATGGCTGCGCAAACACGCGACCAGGACCAAATGGAGCGGTGACGACGTCATCGTCGACGCGCTGCGCACCATCGTTCCCTGGGCGGCCGTGCTCGCCGGGGTCGCGGTGGCCGCTTCGGCGCTTCCGCTCACCGCGCGGACTGGGGGACTGGTCGATCAGTCGCTGATGGCCGTGTTCATCGTCATCGCGACGCTCAGCGCGGCCCGGGTGGTGGCCGGGCTGGTGCAGTCCGTGGCCGCCTCTCGAACGGGTGTCGCGGCATCCGCGTCCATCTTCGTCAACATCACCCGGATCGTGGTGCTGTCGATGGGCGTCCTCGTGGCCCTGGAGACCCTCGGTGTGTCCATCGCCCCCCTGGTCACCGCCCTCGGCGTGGGCGGTCTCGCGGTCGCGCTGGCGTTGCAGGACACCCTCGCCAACCTCTTCGCGGGTGTGCACATCCTCGCTTCCAAGACGGTCCAGCCGGGTGACTACATCCGGCTCACCAGCGGGGAGGAGGGGTACGTCGTCGACATCAACTGGCGCAACAGCGTGGTGCGCAACCTGTCGAACAACCTGGTGATCATCCCCAACGGCCGCCTGGCGCGGACGAACATGACGAACTACTCCCAGCCCGAGCAGAAGCTGTCGATCCTGGTCCAGGTCGGGGTCGGATACGACAGCGACCTGGAGCACGTGGAGAGAGTCACCCTCGACGTCGTCGACAGTGTGATGGCTGACATCAGCGGCGGCGTGCCCGACCACGAGGCCGCCGTCCGCTTCCACACCTTCGCGGACTCAAGGATCAACTTCACGGTGATCCTGGGTGTCGGCGAGTTCAGCGACCAGTACCGGATCAAGCACGAGTTCATCAAGCGCCTGCACCAGCGGTACCGGACGGAAGGCATCTCGATCCCCGCGCCTACGCGGACGGTCTCGCTCCGGCAGGACGGGACGGGCACCCCGTCCTACCACCCCCCGGTGCCGCACCAGCGGGACCCGTCACGTGGCGACGGCGGCCTCCTCCGGCTTGAGGGGGTGCAGGAGGACGTGGACTCGCTCGTCGCCGATCCGGTGGTGCGGCGCCCGGTGCTCGGCCGTGAGGTGCTCGACCAGTAG
- a CDS encoding L-fuconate dehydratase has product MSATTARITAVDTYDIRFPTSRELDGSDAMNPDPDYSAAYVVLRTGADGHEGHGFAFTIGRGNDVQVAAIDALREHVVGRPVTGLCADPGSLYRDLIGDSQLRWLGPEKGVMHMAVGAVVNAVWDLAAKREGKPLWQLLADADPAWLVSQIDFRYLTDALTPDEALELLRNGKRGAPARATELLRRGYPAYTTSPGWLGYSDEKLTRLAKQAVADGFTQIKLKVGADLADDTRRCRAAREAVGPDIRMAIDANQRWNVDEAIEWTNALGEFDPYWIEEPTSPDDVLGHAAIRRGVHPIKVATGEHVQNRIIFKQLLQSGAIDVLQLDSARVAGVNENLAILLLAAKFGVPVCPHAGGVGLCELVQHLSMFDYVALSGTDEDRVIEFVDHLHQHFLDPVVIENGRYRAPTTPGFSATMHRATIDTYTYPGGAFWAAEPSEPAAQGGRA; this is encoded by the coding sequence TTGTCCGCAACCACAGCGCGGATCACCGCCGTCGACACCTACGACATCCGCTTCCCCACCTCGCGGGAACTCGACGGGTCCGACGCCATGAATCCCGACCCCGACTACTCCGCCGCCTACGTCGTCCTGCGCACCGGCGCGGACGGCCACGAGGGCCACGGCTTCGCCTTCACCATCGGGCGCGGCAACGACGTCCAGGTCGCCGCGATCGACGCGCTGCGCGAACACGTCGTCGGACGCCCCGTCACCGGGCTGTGCGCGGACCCCGGCTCGCTGTACCGCGACCTGATCGGTGACAGCCAACTGCGCTGGCTCGGCCCCGAGAAGGGCGTGATGCACATGGCCGTCGGCGCCGTCGTCAACGCCGTGTGGGACCTCGCCGCCAAGCGCGAGGGCAAGCCGCTGTGGCAGCTGCTGGCCGACGCGGACCCGGCGTGGCTGGTCTCTCAGATCGACTTCCGCTACCTCACGGACGCGCTGACTCCCGACGAGGCGCTGGAACTCCTGCGCAACGGCAAGCGCGGCGCACCGGCGCGGGCCACCGAGCTGCTGCGCCGCGGCTACCCCGCCTACACCACCTCGCCCGGCTGGCTCGGCTACAGCGACGAGAAGCTCACCCGCCTCGCCAAGCAGGCGGTCGCCGACGGCTTCACCCAGATCAAACTGAAGGTCGGCGCCGACCTGGCGGACGACACCCGCCGCTGCCGCGCCGCCCGCGAGGCGGTCGGGCCGGACATCCGGATGGCGATCGACGCCAACCAGCGCTGGAACGTCGACGAGGCGATCGAATGGACCAACGCCCTGGGCGAGTTCGACCCGTACTGGATCGAGGAGCCCACCAGTCCGGACGACGTGCTCGGCCACGCCGCCATCCGGCGGGGGGTCCACCCGATCAAGGTCGCCACCGGTGAGCACGTGCAGAACCGGATCATCTTCAAGCAGCTGCTCCAGTCCGGCGCCATCGACGTCCTCCAGCTGGACTCCGCCCGGGTGGCCGGCGTCAACGAGAACCTCGCCATCCTGCTGCTCGCCGCCAAGTTCGGGGTCCCGGTCTGCCCGCACGCCGGCGGCGTCGGACTGTGCGAACTCGTCCAGCACCTGTCGATGTTCGACTACGTCGCGCTGTCCGGCACGGACGAGGACCGTGTCATCGAGTTCGTCGACCACCTCCACCAGCACTTCCTCGATCCGGTGGTGATCGAGAACGGTCGCTACCGGGCCCCCACCACGCCCGGGTTCTCCGCGACGATGCACCGGGCCACCATCGACACCTACACCTACCCGGGCGGCGCGTTCTGGGCCGCGGAACCGTCGGAGCCGGCGGCGCAGGGGGGCCGGGCATGA
- a CDS encoding amidohydrolase family protein yields MTGPGTVDAHHHLWNLAARPQPWITGAALAPLARSFHVEDLAPRARAAGVSATVVVQTVCVPGETSELLALAAGGGLVAGVVGWTDLTAPDVADALAALRERPGGDRLVGIRHQVQEEPDPGWLLRPDVHRGLRAVAGAGLAYDLVVRPHQLPAATAAAARLPGLTFVLDHLGKPPIATGALEPWAGHVRRLAALPNTVCKLSGLVTEAAPGRWGSEHLGPYADTVLDAFGPRRLLFGSDWPVCTLRAGYSDVVRTAEQLVAGLSPGERDAVFRRNAVLVYGLDVPVPGVAAT; encoded by the coding sequence GTGACCGGCCCCGGCACCGTCGACGCGCACCACCACCTCTGGAACCTCGCGGCGAGGCCCCAGCCCTGGATCACCGGTGCGGCCCTCGCCCCGCTCGCCCGCTCCTTCCACGTCGAGGACCTGGCGCCGCGGGCCCGCGCCGCCGGTGTGAGCGCCACCGTCGTCGTCCAGACCGTCTGCGTCCCCGGGGAGACCTCCGAGCTGCTGGCCCTCGCCGCCGGCGGCGGCCTGGTCGCCGGCGTCGTCGGCTGGACCGACCTCACCGCCCCCGACGTCGCCGACGCGCTCGCCGCCCTGCGTGAACGACCCGGCGGCGACCGGCTGGTGGGCATCCGGCACCAGGTCCAGGAGGAGCCCGACCCGGGCTGGCTGCTGCGGCCCGACGTGCACCGCGGGCTACGCGCGGTCGCCGGGGCGGGCCTCGCCTACGACCTGGTCGTCAGGCCGCACCAGCTGCCCGCCGCCACCGCCGCGGCCGCCCGGCTGCCCGGTCTGACGTTCGTCCTCGACCACCTGGGCAAGCCGCCGATCGCCACCGGGGCGCTCGAACCCTGGGCGGGGCACGTGCGCCGTCTGGCCGCCCTGCCCAACACCGTGTGCAAGCTGTCCGGCCTGGTCACCGAGGCCGCGCCCGGCCGCTGGGGGAGCGAGCACCTCGGGCCGTACGCCGACACCGTCCTCGACGCCTTCGGCCCGCGGCGGCTGCTCTTCGGTTCCGACTGGCCGGTGTGCACCCTTCGGGCCGGCTACTCCGACGTCGTGCGGACCGCCGAGCAGCTCGTGGCCGGGCTGAGCCCGGGCGAGCGGGACGCGGTGTTCCGGCGCAACGCGGTCCTGGTCTACGGCCTCGACGTACCCGTTCCGGGCGTCGCCGCCACCTGA
- a CDS encoding L-rhamnose mutarotase, producing the protein MRIALHTRVREDRIEEYEAAHRAVPAELTAAIRAAGVNSWTIWRSGCELFHLLECEDYARLLGELERLPVNVAWQARMGELLDVAHDYGEGGAAAGLRAVWEL; encoded by the coding sequence ATGAGGATCGCCCTGCACACCCGCGTCCGCGAGGACCGGATCGAGGAGTACGAGGCCGCCCACCGCGCGGTGCCCGCCGAACTCACCGCCGCCATCCGCGCCGCCGGCGTCAACTCCTGGACCATCTGGCGCAGCGGCTGCGAGCTGTTCCACCTGCTCGAATGCGAGGACTACGCCCGGCTGCTCGGCGAACTGGAGCGCCTTCCGGTCAACGTCGCCTGGCAGGCGCGGATGGGCGAACTCCTCGACGTCGCGCACGACTACGGCGAGGGCGGTGCCGCGGCCGGGCTCCGGGCGGTGTGGGAGCTGTGA
- the ppnP gene encoding pyrimidine/purine nucleoside phosphorylase — protein sequence MFKVNEYFDGTVTSIAFTTADGPATVGVMAPGAYGFGTAKREIMHVVSGALTVRLPDSEQWETFEAGERFDVPADSAFQVKADVETAYLCEYRD from the coding sequence ATGTTCAAGGTCAACGAGTACTTCGACGGCACGGTGACGTCGATCGCCTTCACCACGGCGGACGGGCCGGCGACCGTCGGCGTCATGGCGCCCGGCGCGTACGGGTTCGGCACCGCGAAGCGCGAGATCATGCACGTGGTCTCCGGCGCCCTGACCGTCCGGCTGCCCGACTCCGAGCAGTGGGAGACGTTCGAGGCAGGCGAGCGGTTCGACGTACCGGCCGACAGCGCGTTCCAGGTCAAGGCCGACGTCGAGACCGCCTACCTCTGCGAGTACCGCGACTGA
- a CDS encoding FadR/GntR family transcriptional regulator codes for MPVTDEAIEKIKAMIVSGELRPGARLPKEADLAERLGLSRNSLREAVKALSLIRVLDVRQGDGTYVTSLEPHLLLDALGFVLDFHQDDTVLDFLEVRRILEPAAAAMAARVMSEQDITALGEVLEGLRDDSALEELIDNDVEFHRRIAAGSGNSVLCSLIDGLSGPTARARTWRGLTEEGAVARTREQHRAIFDAIAGRRPDVAHAWATIHVAGVEQWLRNILGAPGSALG; via the coding sequence GTGCCCGTCACCGACGAGGCGATCGAGAAGATCAAGGCCATGATCGTCAGCGGTGAGCTGCGGCCGGGCGCGCGGCTGCCCAAGGAGGCCGACCTCGCCGAGCGGCTCGGCCTGTCACGCAACTCCCTGCGCGAGGCGGTCAAGGCGCTCTCGCTGATCAGGGTGCTGGACGTGCGCCAGGGCGACGGCACATACGTGACCAGCCTTGAGCCGCACCTGCTGCTGGACGCGCTCGGCTTCGTCCTCGACTTCCACCAGGACGACACGGTGCTGGACTTCCTGGAGGTCCGCCGCATCCTGGAGCCCGCCGCCGCGGCCATGGCCGCCCGGGTGATGTCCGAGCAGGACATCACCGCCCTGGGCGAGGTGCTGGAAGGCCTGCGCGACGACTCGGCGCTGGAGGAGCTGATCGACAACGACGTCGAGTTCCACCGCCGGATCGCGGCAGGCTCGGGCAACTCCGTGCTCTGCTCGCTCATCGACGGGCTGTCCGGCCCGACCGCGCGGGCCCGGACCTGGCGCGGCCTCACCGAGGAGGGCGCCGTCGCCCGGACCCGCGAGCAGCACCGCGCCATCTTCGACGCCATCGCCGGCCGTCGCCCCGACGTCGCGCACGCCTGGGCCACGATCCACGTGGCCGGCGTCGAGCAGTGGCTACGCAACATCCTCGGCGCCCCCGGGTCCGCACTCGGCTGA
- a CDS encoding LutC/YkgG family protein has translation MSSRETVLGRIRAALADVPADEDPDDVPVPRAYRRRHTEPGEDVVALFAERVADYRATVTRTDRAGLPAAIAAALTARAAVRLALPDGFPVELLPPGDWQWHPEPLDVPELDALDGAVTLAAAGIAVTGTVVLDTGPGQGRRALTLVPDYHLCVIRAGQIADDVPEALARLDPTLPLTFVSGPSATSDIELDRVEGVHGPRTLHVIIVDPTRPDPEPS, from the coding sequence ATGAGCAGCCGTGAAACAGTCCTCGGCCGCATCCGGGCCGCCCTCGCCGACGTCCCCGCCGACGAGGACCCGGACGACGTCCCGGTGCCCCGGGCCTACCGCCGCCGCCACACCGAACCGGGCGAGGACGTCGTCGCCCTGTTCGCCGAGCGGGTCGCCGACTACCGCGCCACCGTCACCCGCACCGACCGGGCGGGCCTGCCGGCCGCCATCGCCGCCGCCCTCACCGCCCGCGCCGCCGTCCGTCTGGCGCTGCCCGACGGCTTCCCCGTCGAGCTGCTGCCGCCCGGCGACTGGCAGTGGCACCCGGAACCGCTGGACGTTCCCGAGCTGGACGCCCTGGACGGCGCCGTCACCCTCGCCGCCGCCGGCATCGCCGTCACCGGGACCGTCGTCCTGGACACCGGCCCCGGCCAGGGCCGCCGTGCGCTCACCCTGGTCCCCGACTACCACCTGTGCGTCATCCGGGCCGGCCAGATCGCCGACGACGTCCCCGAGGCCCTCGCCCGCCTCGATCCGACGCTCCCGCTGACCTTCGTCTCGGGCCCGTCCGCCACCAGCGACATCGAACTCGACCGGGTCGAGGGCGTGCACGGCCCCCGCACCCTGCACGTCATCATCGTCGACCCCACCCGACCGGACCCGGAGCCGTCATGA